The following are from one region of the Hydrogenimonas sp. SS33 genome:
- a CDS encoding ABC-type transport auxiliary lipoprotein family protein → MKKVFGFSLALLLLAGCAVKEVPPTISYTLAAETPAIERSTKAPLFKTLRVVVKHDSRLSATKNIYYLEKGFALQPYAYHCWYDTPASLLEKKLQLALSKAGIARSVTDSTTPIPSDAMLYVEVAELWQDFSHGTPSRAVVTLQATLKTRKGEVLTRLFSASVKTKSDDAPGGVAAFNEAMDRLMGEIAAWLISEGRVSSEK, encoded by the coding sequence ATGAAAAAGGTTTTCGGTTTTTCCCTGGCGCTGCTGCTTTTGGCAGGGTGTGCCGTCAAAGAGGTGCCGCCGACGATCAGCTATACCCTGGCCGCCGAAACACCCGCCATCGAAAGAAGCACAAAGGCGCCCCTTTTCAAAACCTTGCGGGTCGTGGTCAAACACGATTCCCGCCTCAGTGCCACCAAGAACATCTACTATCTCGAAAAGGGGTTCGCCCTTCAGCCCTACGCCTACCACTGCTGGTACGATACCCCCGCATCTTTGCTCGAAAAAAAGCTGCAGCTGGCCCTCTCCAAGGCCGGCATCGCCCGAAGCGTCACCGACAGTACCACGCCGATTCCCTCCGATGCCATGCTCTATGTGGAGGTGGCGGAGTTATGGCAGGACTTCTCCCACGGCACCCCCTCCAGGGCGGTGGTGACCCTGCAGGCTACCCTCAAGACACGGAAAGGAGAGGTTCTCACCCGACTCTTTTCCGCCTCCGTCAAAACAAAGAGCGACGATGCCCCGGGAGGCGTCGCCGCCTTCAATGAAGCGATGGACCGGCTGATGGGGGAGATAGCGGCGTGGTTGATTTCGGAGGGAAGGGTTAGCAGTGAAAAGTGA